A region of Arabidopsis thaliana chromosome 5, partial sequence DNA encodes the following proteins:
- a CDS encoding alpha/beta-Hydrolases superfamily protein (alpha/beta-Hydrolases superfamily protein; CONTAINS InterPro DOMAIN/s: Alpha/beta hydrolase fold-1 (InterPro:IPR000073); BEST Arabidopsis thaliana protein match is: alpha/beta-Hydrolases superfamily protein (TAIR:AT4G39955.1); Has 8280 Blast hits to 8277 proteins in 1491 species: Archae - 97; Bacteria - 6100; Metazoa - 351; Fungi - 79; Plants - 382; Viruses - 0; Other Eukaryotes - 1271 (source: NCBI BLink).) — translation MFDHMKLLRCFSFTASRDWLFRQSFANAGLRSVTTDLSHGNSIASTAMHCWIPKSPNRSKPNLLLLHGFGANAMWQYGEHLRAFTGRFNVYVPDLLFFGLSSTSEPNRTESFQARCLMRLMEAHGVQRMNIVGISYGGFVGYSLAAQFPENVEKLVLCCAGVCLEEKDMEDGLFKVPNLEEATGILIPQTPEKLKELIRFSFVKPIKGVPSFFLWDFIDVMCTEFVEEKRDLIKSILKDRRLSDLPRIKQKSLIIWGEEDQIFPLELGYRLKRHIGESAEIVVIKKAGHAVNLEKSKEFVKHLKSFLIDSL, via the exons ATGTTTGATCATATGAAACTGCTGCGATGCTTCAGCTTCACGGCGTCGCGAGATTGGTTATTCCGGCAATCATTCGCAAACGCCGGTCTACGTTCCGTAACGACAGATCTCTCCCACGGCAATTCAATCGCATCAACAGCTATGCATTGTTGGATTCCTAAATCCCCGAATCGATCTAAACCtaatctcctcctcctccacggATTCGGCGCCAACGCAATGTGGCAATACGGAGAACATCTCCGAGCTTTCACCGGCCGATTCAACGTCTACGTTCCCGATCTCCTCTTCTTCGGGTTATCATCCACATcggaaccaaaccgaaccgaatcTTTCCAGGCTCGGTGTCTGATGAGGTTAATGGAAGCGCACGGAGTCCAGAGGATGAACATCGTCGGGATTAGTTACGGTGGATTCGTTGGGTATAGTTTAGCGGCGCAGTTTCCGGAGAACGTTGAGAAGCTTGTGCTGTGCTGCGCAGGGGTTTGTTTGGAGGAGAAAGATATGGAGGACGGATTGTTTAAGGTGCCGAATCTAGAAGAAGCTACCGGAATTTTGATTCCTCAGACGCCGGAAAAGCTTAAGGAACTCATAAGATTCTCTTTCGTTAAACCAATCAAAGGTGTTCCTTCGTTTTTTCTCTGGGATTTTATCGAT GTAATGTGTACGGAGTTTgtagaggagaagagagatttgatcaaatcaatACTCAAAGATAGGAGACTTTCTGATCTTCCTAGGATCAAACAG AAATCGTTGATCATAtggggagaagaagatcaaatatTTCCACTGGAACTAGGTTACAGATTAAAAAG ACATATAGGAGAGAGTGCAGAGATAGTGGTGATCAAGAAAGCAGGACATGCTGTGAATTTGGAGAAGTCCAAGGAATTTGTCAAGCATTTGAAATCTTTTCTCATTGACTCTTTGTGA